Genomic window (Rossellomorea aquimaris):
TATTTGAGAAAGAAGAGATCAACTGGGTTGAATATGTCTCTATCATTATGTTTTTAGTAATGCCGATAACCTTCATCACTAAATCGATGGGCGATTACTTCTACTTTGCTGCTCCCGATTACCTGATGTTTTCAGGGAGTGAGTATATAGTATTACTCGTTATCAGCGCCATTACTTCGCTATTATGGAAATTCGGGAGAGATCCTGACTGGGGTACTTTTGGTGGAGTATTTTATTTCATGGGTATTTATATTCTTCTTTATGCCACTTCAATTGGACCGTATATTTTTAATTTATTTTAGAGGTTATGGAATAAAGCGCCCAGAAGAATTTCTGGGCGCTTTATTCCATTTAATTCTCTCTTTCTTTCCAATGTTTTCGTTTATGGAAGTAAGCATAAATGACGATACAAAGCGTCAACCATGCACCTCCCGCAGTGAACCCTCCAAGAATATCACTTGGATAATGCACTCCTAAATACACTCTGCTAAGACCAATCAGTAGCACGAGAAAGCTGATCGCAATGACACTTGCCCACTTATACCGTTTATGATCTAATGCTCGAAACAATATGAATGCAAGGGTCCCGTAGAAAATAAAGGAACTCATGGAATGACCACTGGGAAAACTATAACCGCCTTGCTCGATCAGTGCTTCAATATCAGGTCTTTCACGTTTGAAAATCCATTTTAGCAGTCCGTTAAACCCTGCCCCTGTTGTGATCGTAATCGCTACAAAAAGAGCCAGTGGATATTTTTTTAAAAACAGTAAGATGACAACCACACTGAAGGCAATGATAGTGATTCCTTTTATTCCACCTAAGAAAGTGATGA
Coding sequences:
- a CDS encoding phosphatase PAP2 family protein; amino-acid sequence: MEEKHIKQGVFVALSVICLIAFTWGFVTIVEEWKENEIAQFDNGVFEIVRGFISPKLTTFMTFITFLGGIKGITIIAFSVVVILLFLKKYPLALFVAITITTGAGFNGLLKWIFKRERPDIEALIEQGGYSFPSGHSMSSFIFYGTLAFILFRALDHKRYKWASVIAISFLVLLIGLSRVYLGVHYPSDILGGFTAGGAWLTLCIVIYAYFHKRKHWKEREN